Proteins from a single region of Phycisphaeraceae bacterium D3-23:
- the waaF gene encoding lipopolysaccharide heptosyltransferase II, with product MPNPAQNTPSENLLVVMPTWLGDCVMATPTLRALRGRYPDARITALVRHDIRPILDGLDSVDRILSVRQRDKDGSKKKTRRRRSLVALARRLSKGGFDTAVLLPNSFKSAALVSVAAIPRRVGYDRDGRGMLLTDRLIPRRHRGKFLPVSTLDYYLGLARYLGAEDTDHAMELATRPESDEAALKKLRGAGFDPDQGELLLINPGAQKAMKRWPAERFGALVDTTAERLGLTPAVTGSPAEREVLDAVIAAAKTPVLDLPKLGMDLHRLKSVVKMSRLMVTNDTGPRHIAAAFDTPVVTLFGPTTPQWTQIGFEDEVQVTPASRSASEPATMEQITVEQVVDAVCTLHTRTAGKPIGHGA from the coding sequence ATGCCCAACCCCGCCCAGAACACGCCGAGCGAGAACCTGCTGGTCGTCATGCCGACCTGGCTTGGCGACTGTGTCATGGCGACGCCGACGCTCCGCGCACTGCGCGGGCGCTATCCCGATGCGCGCATCACCGCGCTGGTCCGCCACGACATTCGGCCGATCCTTGACGGGCTGGACTCTGTGGACCGCATCCTCTCGGTCCGCCAGCGCGACAAGGACGGCTCAAAGAAGAAGACGCGGCGCAGACGCTCGCTCGTCGCACTCGCGCGTCGTTTGTCCAAGGGCGGGTTTGATACGGCCGTGCTCCTGCCCAACAGCTTCAAGTCCGCTGCGCTCGTCTCCGTCGCCGCGATCCCCCGCCGGGTCGGCTACGACCGCGACGGCCGGGGCATGCTCCTCACCGACCGGCTCATCCCCCGCCGACACCGTGGCAAGTTTTTGCCCGTCTCGACGCTCGATTACTACCTCGGGCTCGCCCGCTACCTCGGCGCCGAAGACACCGACCACGCGATGGAACTCGCGACCCGGCCCGAGTCGGACGAGGCCGCTCTGAAGAAACTGCGCGGCGCGGGTTTTGATCCGGACCAGGGCGAGTTACTCCTCATCAATCCCGGCGCGCAGAAGGCCATGAAACGCTGGCCCGCCGAACGTTTTGGCGCATTGGTCGATACCACTGCCGAGCGACTCGGGCTGACACCCGCTGTGACCGGCTCGCCCGCCGAGCGTGAGGTCCTGGACGCCGTGATCGCCGCCGCGAAGACGCCGGTGCTCGACCTGCCCAAGCTCGGGATGGATCTGCATCGGCTCAAGAGCGTAGTGAAGATGTCGCGGCTGATGGTGACCAACGACACGGGCCCGCGGCATATCGCGGCGGCATTCGATACCCCGGTGGTGACGTTGTTTGGCCCGACGACGCCGCAGTGGACGCAGATCGGTTTCGAGGACGAGGTCCAGGTGACGCCTGCATCGCGCAGCGCGTCGGAGCCCGCGACAATGGAGCAGATCACGGTGGAGCAGGTTGTGGATGCGGTGTGCACCCTGCATACGCGTACAGCGGGCAAGCCGATCGGGCACGGGGCATGA
- a CDS encoding glycosyltransferase family 4 protein, whose protein sequence is MSDDQPSGKDDASPMRIAVVIESFDPRQGGNERSTREIVERLAQRGHAVTLICGCCDPSTIPEGVAHMSFGKRKPSTALQLMRFRTWAMHELAVGLFDTSMSVTMAVPAAVMQPRGGTIRETIERNIALRGSALAQKAKRLAIAINPKQRTLLALERKTLQDPSVHAVAALSGYVKRQLAEHYALHDDEVVVIPNGAVVEPMGDAERDDVRGRVRRAFRIPDEATLFVFAAQNPRLKGFGPLIAALRRLKDDGVEAVVLLAGKYRYTHVSWIAQMGVRDRVRMVGPTDDMRSLYAAADVTVLPTFYDPASKVVLESLMLGTPAISTHYNGASEFLTEDGGQYSGPPRGRVIDEPADHAALAAAMAELCDPEALAACRAVMGDVAEQVSMATHVTALETLLRRAARQATGGGEPA, encoded by the coding sequence ATGAGCGACGACCAGCCGAGCGGTAAGGACGATGCGTCGCCGATGCGGATCGCGGTGGTCATCGAGAGCTTCGACCCGCGGCAGGGCGGCAACGAGCGCTCGACCCGCGAGATCGTCGAGCGCCTCGCGCAGCGCGGCCATGCCGTGACGCTGATCTGCGGCTGCTGCGACCCTTCGACGATCCCCGAGGGCGTCGCACACATGAGCTTCGGCAAACGTAAGCCGAGCACGGCGCTGCAGCTGATGCGCTTCCGCACCTGGGCGATGCACGAGCTGGCGGTCGGCCTGTTCGACACGAGCATGTCGGTGACGATGGCGGTCCCCGCGGCCGTGATGCAGCCGCGTGGCGGGACGATCCGCGAGACGATCGAGCGCAACATCGCACTGCGCGGCTCCGCGCTGGCGCAGAAAGCCAAGCGGCTTGCCATCGCGATCAACCCCAAGCAGCGCACGCTGCTCGCGCTCGAGCGTAAGACGCTGCAGGACCCGTCGGTCCATGCAGTCGCGGCGTTGAGTGGCTACGTCAAGCGGCAGCTGGCTGAGCACTACGCGCTGCACGATGACGAGGTGGTGGTGATCCCCAACGGCGCGGTCGTCGAGCCGATGGGTGACGCCGAGCGGGATGATGTGCGCGGCCGGGTCCGTCGTGCGTTCCGGATCCCAGATGAGGCGACGCTCTTCGTTTTCGCCGCACAGAACCCTCGGTTGAAAGGCTTTGGCCCGCTCATCGCCGCGCTGCGCCGACTCAAGGATGACGGTGTCGAGGCGGTCGTGCTGCTGGCCGGCAAGTACCGCTACACGCACGTATCCTGGATCGCACAAATGGGCGTGCGCGACCGGGTCCGCATGGTCGGCCCGACCGACGACATGCGGTCGCTGTACGCCGCGGCGGATGTGACCGTCCTGCCGACCTTCTACGACCCGGCGAGCAAGGTCGTGCTCGAGTCGCTCATGCTCGGCACCCCGGCCATCAGCACCCACTACAACGGCGCGAGCGAGTTCCTCACAGAGGACGGCGGACAGTACTCCGGCCCGCCGCGCGGCCGGGTGATTGATGAACCGGCCGACCACGCCGCCCTGGCCGCCGCGATGGCGGAGTTGTGCGACCCCGAGGCCCTGGCGGCTTGCCGGGCGGTGATGGGGGATGTCGCCGAGCAGGTGAGCATGGCCACCCACGTAACGGCTTTGGAGACACTTTTGCGGCGTGCGGCGAGGCAGGCAACGGGGGGGGGCGAGCCGGCGTAA
- the rpsL gene encoding 30S ribosomal protein S12: MPTINQLVKNPRRTPIFKSKVKDLDKCPQRRGVCLQVKTVTPKKPNSALRKVARVRLSNGKEVTAYIGGEGHNLQEHSIVLVRGGRVRDLPGVRYHVVRGALDTLGVEGRKKGRSKYGVKRPKG; this comes from the coding sequence ATGCCTACGATTAACCAGCTGGTCAAGAACCCCCGCCGGACCCCCATCTTCAAGTCCAAGGTCAAGGACCTGGACAAGTGCCCCCAGCGGCGCGGTGTGTGTCTGCAGGTCAAGACCGTGACCCCCAAGAAGCCCAACTCCGCGCTCCGCAAGGTCGCCCGTGTCCGCCTGTCCAACGGCAAGGAAGTCACGGCCTACATCGGCGGCGAAGGCCACAACCTCCAGGAACACAGCATCGTGCTGGTCCGCGGCGGCCGTGTCCGCGACCTCCCCGGGGTGCGGTACCACGTCGTCCGCGGTGCGCTCGACACCCTCGGCGTCGAAGGCCGCAAGAAGGGCCGCAGCAAGTACGGCGTCAAGCGGCCCAAGGGCTAA
- the rpsG gene encoding 30S ribosomal protein S7, translated as MGRGFTKSEEQLKPDPQYGDKTLARFINCIMLDGKKSVAQRIIYDAFAEIEKRNNGEMDAIEVFHKALENVRPNVEVRSKRVGGANYQVPMQVSKKRQQSLAFRWIINTCRAERGKPMYLRLSKELADAARGEGKSVNQRDQTHRMAEANKAFAHFAW; from the coding sequence ATGGGTCGCGGATTTACCAAGTCGGAAGAGCAGCTCAAGCCGGACCCCCAGTACGGCGACAAGACGCTTGCTCGTTTCATCAACTGCATCATGCTCGACGGCAAGAAGTCCGTCGCCCAGCGCATCATCTACGACGCCTTCGCCGAGATCGAGAAGCGTAACAACGGCGAGATGGACGCGATCGAAGTGTTTCACAAGGCCTTGGAAAACGTCCGCCCCAATGTCGAAGTCCGCTCCAAGCGCGTTGGCGGTGCGAACTACCAGGTGCCCATGCAGGTGAGCAAGAAGCGTCAGCAGTCGCTCGCCTTCCGCTGGATCATCAACACCTGCCGGGCCGAGCGCGGCAAGCCCATGTACCTGCGTCTTTCGAAAGAGCTGGCCGACGCCGCCCGTGGCGAAGGCAAGTCCGTCAACCAACGCGACCAGACCCACCGCATGGCCGAGGCCAACAAGGCGTTTGCGCACTTCGCGTGGTAA
- the thrC gene encoding threonine synthase, translated as MSYARCLKAKECGAEYPLEPRTICDNDFSPVEVQYDYDAMRGKVTRESIEQGPRSLWRYKDLLPIEGEPRAGFNSGWTPLIKADRLAKKLGVDELYIKDDSANYPSFSYKDRVVSVAITKAVEFGFDTVGCASTGNLAHSVAAHAATAGLKSCVLVPHDLEEGKIVGSRVFGPQLVKIKGNYDDVNRLCAQIADKYGWAIVNVNLRPYYTEGAKTHGFEIAEQLGWRLPKHTVLPVAGGTILPKVWKAYQEFITLGLVEDNKPAMYGAQAAGCNPIAKAVAEGSDLFHPQKPDTIAKSIAIGNPADGYYVIQHLKESGGYAASATDPEILAAIRLLAETEGIFTEPAGGTTLACAIKLIEEGRIPRDEPICVCITGNGLKTIECMDGQFEHVEPIEAKLSAFDAVASQTVEAAVVG; from the coding sequence ATGAGCTACGCCCGATGCCTGAAAGCCAAAGAGTGCGGGGCCGAGTACCCGCTCGAGCCGCGCACGATCTGTGACAACGACTTCTCGCCCGTCGAGGTGCAGTACGACTACGACGCGATGCGCGGCAAGGTCACGCGCGAGTCGATCGAGCAAGGCCCGCGCTCGCTGTGGCGCTACAAAGACCTGCTGCCCATCGAGGGCGAGCCCCGCGCCGGGTTCAACTCCGGCTGGACCCCGCTCATTAAGGCCGACCGCCTCGCAAAGAAGCTCGGCGTCGATGAGCTCTACATCAAGGATGACTCGGCTAACTACCCGAGCTTCTCCTACAAAGACCGCGTCGTCTCCGTTGCGATCACCAAGGCCGTCGAGTTCGGCTTCGACACCGTCGGCTGCGCGAGCACCGGCAACCTCGCGCACTCCGTCGCGGCCCACGCCGCGACGGCCGGGCTCAAGTCCTGCGTCCTCGTGCCCCACGACCTCGAAGAAGGCAAAATCGTCGGCAGCCGCGTCTTTGGCCCGCAGCTCGTGAAGATCAAGGGCAACTACGACGACGTCAACCGATTGTGCGCCCAGATCGCCGACAAGTACGGCTGGGCGATCGTGAACGTGAATCTTCGGCCGTACTACACCGAGGGCGCGAAGACGCATGGCTTCGAGATCGCCGAGCAGCTCGGCTGGCGTTTGCCTAAGCACACCGTGCTGCCCGTCGCCGGCGGGACGATCCTGCCCAAGGTGTGGAAGGCGTACCAGGAGTTCATCACGCTCGGTCTGGTCGAGGACAACAAGCCCGCGATGTACGGCGCGCAGGCCGCGGGCTGCAACCCGATCGCCAAGGCCGTCGCCGAGGGCAGCGACCTGTTCCACCCGCAGAAGCCCGACACGATCGCCAAGTCGATCGCCATCGGCAACCCGGCCGACGGGTACTACGTGATCCAGCACCTCAAAGAGTCAGGGGGTTATGCCGCCAGCGCGACCGACCCCGAGATCCTCGCCGCCATCCGATTACTCGCCGAGACCGAAGGCATCTTCACCGAGCCGGCGGGCGGGACGACGTTGGCGTGTGCAATCAAGCTGATCGAAGAAGGCCGGATCCCCAGGGACGAGCCGATCTGTGTGTGTATCACCGGCAACGGGCTCAAGACGATCGAGTGCATGGACGGCCAATTCGAGCACGTCGAGCCGATCGAGGCGAAGCTGTCGGCGTTTGATGCCGTCGCGTCGCAGACGGTAGAGGCGGCGGTCGTGGGCTGA
- a CDS encoding MoaD/ThiS family protein, translated as MSEQVTVTVPAALRPQVEGQESVAADGATVGEVLTGLRTQYPSFGDKLFPGGGEQINRSINIYVNEEDIRFLDNFGTPVTAKDQVDIILAIAGG; from the coding sequence ATGTCCGAGCAAGTCACCGTTACCGTCCCCGCCGCGCTGCGGCCTCAGGTCGAAGGCCAGGAATCTGTCGCCGCCGACGGGGCGACCGTCGGCGAAGTCCTCACGGGACTCCGCACCCAGTACCCGTCCTTCGGCGACAAGCTTTTTCCTGGCGGCGGCGAGCAGATCAACCGCTCAATCAACATCTACGTCAACGAGGAAGATATCCGCTTCCTCGATAACTTCGGCACACCCGTCACGGCCAAAGACCAGGTCGATATCATCCTCGCCATCGCCGGCGGCTAA
- a CDS encoding NIL domain-containing protein, which translates to MATTTRKCWLTFEGGAQNQPRLWEMSRKFPTVVFDIRQASVQEDIGIMAVLFEGEEEDVQAALDNLVANGVKVDPVEGGSLVAP; encoded by the coding sequence ATGGCAACCACGACCCGCAAGTGCTGGCTGACGTTTGAAGGCGGCGCGCAGAACCAGCCCCGCCTCTGGGAGATGTCCCGCAAGTTCCCGACCGTCGTCTTCGATATCCGCCAGGCCAGTGTGCAGGAAGATATCGGCATCATGGCGGTGCTGTTCGAGGGCGAAGAAGAAGACGTCCAAGCCGCGCTGGACAACCTCGTCGCCAACGGCGTGAAGGTCGACCCCGTCGAGGGCGGCTCGCTCGTCGCGCCTTAG
- a CDS encoding ThiF family adenylyltransferase, which translates to MTAIETNDIEPQAQDIPGDLARYHRQMLLPGFGEEGQRKLLGATALVVGCGALGTVIANMLARAGVGHLIIVDRDFIEMTNLQRQVLFDEDDVANAIPKAEAAKRKIAKINSQVIVSAVVDDVNHTNIEWLAGVKPDGSDAVESPAGKKVDIIVDGVDNFETRYLANDCAVKHGIPYVYGGAVGTVGASYPILPHTAERSSDTAEPASAGRGLGNTPWEQQNRATPCLRCIFEQAPPPGLNPTCDTAGVIGPAVSIVANFQVLETLKILTGNLDAVSPTMLNLDLWGNTVRQFKVAKAYDISDCRCCHHRDFEFLDGKFASGTTTLCGRNAVQITQKLGDGQKLDFAEITKRLEQHGSVNGSKFMLRADITDNGEPYELTLFTDGRAIIKGTQKPSVAKSIYAKYVGA; encoded by the coding sequence ATGACCGCAATCGAAACCAACGACATCGAACCACAAGCCCAAGACATCCCCGGAGACCTTGCCCGCTACCACCGGCAGATGCTGCTGCCCGGCTTCGGCGAGGAAGGCCAGCGCAAACTGCTCGGCGCGACCGCGCTGGTCGTCGGGTGCGGCGCGCTCGGCACCGTCATCGCCAACATGCTCGCCCGCGCGGGGGTGGGCCACCTCATCATCGTCGACCGCGACTTTATCGAGATGACCAACCTCCAGCGGCAGGTGCTGTTCGATGAGGACGATGTCGCCAACGCAATCCCCAAGGCCGAGGCCGCGAAACGCAAGATCGCGAAGATCAACTCGCAGGTCATAGTCTCGGCCGTCGTCGATGATGTGAACCACACCAATATCGAGTGGCTTGCCGGCGTGAAGCCCGATGGCAGCGACGCGGTGGAGTCACCAGCCGGCAAGAAAGTCGACATCATCGTCGACGGCGTCGACAACTTCGAGACGCGCTACCTCGCCAACGACTGCGCTGTCAAGCACGGCATCCCCTACGTCTACGGCGGCGCTGTCGGCACCGTCGGCGCAAGCTACCCCATCCTCCCCCATACGGCAGAGCGCAGTTCCGACACGGCCGAGCCCGCTTCAGCGGGCCGGGGCCTTGGCAACACCCCCTGGGAACAGCAAAACCGCGCCACCCCCTGCCTCCGCTGCATCTTCGAGCAGGCACCGCCGCCCGGGCTCAACCCGACGTGTGATACCGCCGGCGTCATCGGCCCAGCGGTCTCGATCGTTGCAAACTTCCAGGTCCTCGAAACGCTCAAGATCCTCACCGGCAACCTCGACGCGGTCAGCCCGACGATGCTCAACCTCGACCTCTGGGGCAACACCGTCCGCCAGTTCAAGGTCGCCAAGGCCTACGACATCAGCGACTGCCGATGCTGCCACCACCGCGACTTCGAGTTCCTCGACGGCAAGTTCGCCAGCGGCACGACCACGCTCTGCGGCCGAAACGCCGTGCAGATCACGCAGAAACTCGGCGACGGCCAGAAGCTCGACTTCGCCGAGATCACCAAGCGTTTGGAACAGCACGGCAGCGTCAACGGCAGCAAGTTCATGCTCCGCGCCGACATCACCGACAATGGCGAGCCCTACGAACTCACCCTCTTCACCGACGGCCGCGCGATCATCAAGGGCACGCAGAAACCAAGCGTCGCCAAGTCGATCTATGCGAAGTACGTCGGGGCGTAG
- a CDS encoding aminotransferase class V-fold PLP-dependent enzyme encodes MIYLDNAATSFPKAPGMAEAITKFLAEDAANPGRAGHRMAVAAEEMIDRTRLQLARLLNAPTHERIVFTLNGTDALNIAIKGVVASCSASGTVPHVITTVLEHNSVSRPLQAMSDAGRITLTRVDCDDDGFVDAENIRSAITPATKLVVMTHASNVTGTIQDAAAVGAIAREADVLFCLDAAQTVGVVPLDVQAMNVDLLAFPGHKSLLGPTGTGALYVGERVPAASEDVAGQPGRLAPFREGGTGGDSATPVQPALYPYYLEGGTPNTVGIAGLSASLDYVTNHGIVDTLKHEQQLVQKIIDFVDGHDAMTLYGNTDASNRVGTVSFNIDGFDAPDVGSILDDSFEIAVRPGLHCAPYAHQRLGTFPVGSVRVSPGAFTTDEEVDALIDALGQIVG; translated from the coding sequence ATGATCTACCTCGACAACGCCGCGACCAGTTTCCCCAAAGCCCCCGGCATGGCCGAGGCGATAACGAAGTTCCTTGCCGAGGACGCCGCGAACCCCGGGCGGGCCGGGCACCGCATGGCCGTCGCGGCGGAGGAGATGATCGACCGCACGCGGCTGCAGCTTGCCCGGCTGCTCAATGCCCCGACGCATGAGCGGATCGTCTTTACGCTCAACGGGACCGATGCGCTGAACATCGCGATCAAGGGCGTGGTCGCCTCGTGCTCCGCCAGCGGCACAGTGCCGCATGTCATCACTACTGTGCTCGAACACAACTCGGTCAGCCGGCCGCTGCAGGCGATGAGCGACGCGGGGCGGATTACGCTGACACGTGTTGATTGTGATGACGACGGGTTTGTCGATGCCGAAAACATCCGCAGCGCGATCACACCCGCGACGAAACTGGTCGTCATGACCCACGCGAGCAATGTCACCGGCACGATCCAGGACGCCGCAGCGGTCGGCGCGATCGCACGTGAGGCGGATGTTTTGTTCTGCCTCGACGCGGCGCAGACGGTCGGCGTCGTGCCGCTCGATGTGCAGGCGATGAATGTCGACCTGCTCGCGTTCCCCGGCCACAAGTCGCTGCTTGGCCCGACCGGCACCGGGGCGCTCTACGTCGGCGAACGTGTACCCGCCGCGTCGGAAGATGTCGCGGGGCAGCCCGGCCGACTCGCGCCCTTCCGCGAGGGCGGCACCGGCGGCGACTCGGCGACGCCCGTCCAGCCCGCGCTCTACCCTTACTACCTCGAAGGCGGTACGCCCAACACCGTCGGCATCGCCGGGCTCTCGGCGTCGCTGGACTATGTCACGAATCACGGCATCGTCGACACGCTCAAGCACGAGCAGCAACTCGTGCAGAAGATCATCGACTTTGTCGATGGGCACGACGCCATGACGCTCTACGGCAACACCGACGCCTCGAATCGCGTCGGCACGGTCTCGTTCAACATCGACGGCTTCGACGCGCCCGATGTCGGCAGCATCCTCGACGACAGCTTCGAGATCGCGGTTCGGCCCGGCCTGCACTGCGCGCCCTACGCGCATCAACGCCTGGGCACGTTCCCCGTCGGCTCGGTGCGTGTGAGTCCCGGGGCGTTTACGACGGATGAAGAAGTCGATGCACTGATCGATGCGCTCGGGCAGATTGTGGGATAG
- a CDS encoding chorismate-binding protein, with amino-acid sequence MGAGGYQDAVRKAKEYIAAGDVFQVVPSQRFRVETRADPFDVYRALRVINPSPYMVYLQIEGGMLVASSPEILCRVKDGGVVNRPLAGTRRRGATVDEDQALEQELLGDPKDLAEHVMLVDLGRNDIGRVALAGSVAMPALMEVERYSHVMHLSSTVTGELRSGLTCWDALRYTLPVGTVSGAPKVRAMQIIDELEPVKRGPYAGAVGYADFAGNMDMAIALRTMVVMPSGDDSGGGWTVDIQAGAGIVADSDPDLEHEETVNKSAALAKAVQLAEQAFGQTPGQTGRA; translated from the coding sequence ATGGGCGCGGGGGGGTATCAGGACGCGGTGCGCAAGGCGAAGGAGTACATCGCGGCGGGCGATGTGTTCCAGGTTGTGCCCAGCCAGCGTTTCCGTGTGGAGACCCGGGCCGATCCGTTCGATGTGTACCGCGCGTTGCGTGTGATCAACCCGTCGCCGTACATGGTGTACCTGCAGATCGAGGGCGGGATGCTGGTGGCGTCGAGCCCAGAGATTTTGTGCAGGGTTAAGGACGGGGGCGTGGTCAACCGCCCGCTTGCGGGGACGCGTCGGCGGGGCGCGACCGTGGACGAGGATCAGGCGTTGGAACAAGAACTGCTGGGCGACCCCAAAGACCTGGCCGAGCACGTGATGCTGGTGGACCTTGGCCGAAACGACATCGGCCGCGTCGCGCTGGCGGGGTCGGTGGCGATGCCCGCCTTGATGGAGGTCGAGCGTTACAGCCACGTGATGCACCTGAGCTCGACGGTGACCGGCGAGCTGCGCAGCGGGCTGACGTGCTGGGATGCGCTGCGCTACACGCTGCCGGTGGGGACGGTGAGCGGCGCGCCCAAGGTCCGTGCGATGCAGATCATCGACGAGCTTGAGCCGGTGAAGCGCGGGCCCTACGCCGGGGCGGTGGGCTACGCGGACTTCGCGGGGAACATGGACATGGCGATCGCACTGCGGACGATGGTTGTGATGCCGAGCGGCGACGATTCGGGCGGCGGCTGGACGGTCGATATCCAGGCGGGCGCAGGGATCGTCGCGGACTCGGACCCGGACCTCGAGCACGAAGAGACGGTGAACAAGTCGGCTGCGCTGGCCAAGGCCGTGCAACTCGCCGAGCAGGCCTTTGGGCAGACCCCGGGCCAGACGGGTCGTGCTTGA
- a CDS encoding response regulator: protein MVDQAEELRLNGAKILIVDDDPEIRAAIDHALQAEGALTQVCGDGNSAVRIIETDPPDLVLLDMMLPKRSGFLVLEKIKTFEDCPKVVMVTANEGKRHQVYAEALGVDGYLLKPVRLERLIALAEELVVEGQ, encoded by the coding sequence ATGGTCGACCAAGCCGAAGAGCTGCGTCTGAACGGCGCGAAGATCCTGATTGTGGACGACGACCCCGAGATCCGGGCTGCAATCGACCACGCGCTTCAAGCCGAGGGGGCCCTGACCCAGGTCTGCGGCGACGGCAACTCGGCGGTCCGTATCATCGAGACCGACCCACCCGACCTCGTTCTGCTGGACATGATGCTGCCCAAGCGGTCGGGTTTCCTGGTGCTGGAGAAGATCAAGACGTTCGAAGACTGCCCGAAAGTGGTCATGGTGACCGCCAACGAGGGCAAACGGCACCAGGTCTACGCCGAGGCCTTGGGGGTTGATGGCTACCTGCTCAAGCCCGTTCGGCTGGAACGGCTGATCGCGCTGGCCGAGGAACTGGTCGTGGAAGGCCAGTAG
- a CDS encoding STAS domain-containing protein codes for MAIQEWSERIWLVQLTDEPGFSDELRPLTDRLIGMEEPPALVIDLSDVAQINSSNLSQLLRLRKAMIERDTPIRLAGPTDAVWSVFIMTGLDKVFHFSQDTSIALTELQLAQK; via the coding sequence ATGGCTATCCAAGAATGGTCGGAACGGATCTGGTTGGTTCAGCTCACCGATGAGCCGGGCTTTTCTGACGAGCTGCGCCCGCTCACCGACCGGCTGATCGGTATGGAGGAGCCGCCCGCGCTGGTGATCGACCTGTCCGATGTGGCGCAGATCAACAGCTCGAACCTGTCACAGCTGCTGCGCCTGCGCAAGGCGATGATCGAGCGTGACACGCCCATCCGCTTGGCGGGGCCGACCGACGCGGTCTGGTCGGTCTTCATCATGACTGGGCTGGACAAGGTGTTTCACTTCTCGCAGGATACGTCGATTGCGCTGACGGAGCTGCAGCTGGCGCAGAAGTAG